One segment of Leptospirillum ferrooxidans C2-3 DNA contains the following:
- a CDS encoding FAD-dependent oxidoreductase, translated as MDMNKNNEDLSPKIPTGSFAIPLTSLSNATGSWRSQRPVYSPSDAPCHLACPAHEEISSWLGLMASGNTKAAWEKLIQSNPLPAISGRVCPHPCESSCHRGSYDNAVGIHHVERTLGDLAIKKGWSIPVLPLDDRLPPVAVVGAGPSGLSAAYQLRKKGYRVTLFEALSEAGGTCRSAIPSYRLDKKVLESEVSRLLSTGILFRPNQRLGRDFSLEELEADYGACFLGPGAQKSRDFDVGGAAPPTLRHGLDLLKEYQDIGQIPRWNKAVIVGGGNTAMDLARVLLRTGTSEVHIITEESLPTQENSQKDQMPGNPQEIAKALEEGVMIHPNRAVRRLVLQDDRIIGVQIVHARKGQLSGAPHRESFEGTESLMMADQIIPAVGQVVSPEGIENIIHRGMPHLSVDKNGFVTGSRCTFSAGDACPGGGTVSHAIGSAHLAALAMDDFLSKGALPAAAESAQPISFERLNLHYFEPITPVEGPRVLKEALSWEEAEESFTEELARKEANRCLSCGACLHCDNCWTLCPDNAVLKTTGEETGSYVLDYGFCKGCGICAHECPTGFIKMVSEP; from the coding sequence ATGGACATGAACAAAAACAATGAAGATCTTTCCCCGAAGATACCAACCGGAAGTTTTGCCATACCCCTCACCTCTCTTTCAAATGCTACCGGCTCCTGGAGAAGCCAAAGACCAGTCTACAGCCCATCTGACGCACCTTGCCATCTTGCCTGCCCGGCACACGAAGAGATTTCCTCATGGCTTGGACTCATGGCCTCCGGAAATACCAAAGCCGCATGGGAAAAGCTTATCCAGAGCAATCCCCTCCCTGCCATTTCCGGCAGGGTCTGCCCTCACCCCTGCGAATCTTCATGCCATCGAGGATCCTATGACAATGCCGTTGGCATCCATCATGTGGAAAGAACCCTGGGAGACCTCGCCATCAAAAAGGGTTGGAGCATTCCGGTATTGCCACTTGATGACAGACTCCCCCCTGTTGCTGTTGTCGGAGCGGGTCCTTCAGGTCTCTCTGCCGCCTATCAGCTCAGGAAAAAAGGTTATCGGGTCACTCTCTTTGAGGCTCTCTCCGAAGCGGGCGGAACATGCCGGAGCGCCATTCCGTCCTACAGGCTCGACAAAAAGGTTCTGGAAAGTGAAGTGAGCCGTCTTTTGTCCACAGGCATTCTTTTTCGACCAAATCAGCGTCTGGGTCGGGACTTTTCCCTAGAAGAGCTCGAAGCTGATTATGGAGCATGTTTTCTCGGACCAGGGGCTCAAAAAAGCCGGGATTTTGATGTGGGTGGAGCGGCACCGCCCACTCTGCGCCATGGTCTGGATCTTTTGAAGGAATATCAGGATATCGGACAAATACCCCGCTGGAATAAAGCTGTTATCGTTGGTGGAGGAAATACCGCCATGGATCTGGCAAGGGTCCTGCTCAGAACAGGAACTTCCGAGGTTCATATCATTACCGAAGAATCCCTGCCCACACAGGAAAACTCTCAAAAAGACCAGATGCCCGGAAATCCCCAGGAAATCGCCAAGGCTCTGGAAGAAGGTGTCATGATCCATCCCAACAGGGCTGTGCGTCGTCTTGTTCTTCAAGATGACAGGATTATCGGGGTGCAGATTGTCCATGCCCGTAAAGGTCAGCTTTCAGGAGCGCCCCATCGGGAATCCTTTGAAGGGACAGAATCCCTCATGATGGCCGACCAGATCATCCCCGCGGTTGGACAAGTCGTCTCCCCAGAGGGAATTGAAAACATCATTCATCGAGGGATGCCCCATCTGTCTGTTGATAAAAATGGATTTGTCACCGGATCCCGCTGTACTTTTTCTGCGGGTGATGCCTGTCCCGGAGGAGGAACGGTCAGCCATGCCATTGGAAGCGCACACTTGGCCGCATTGGCCATGGACGACTTTCTTTCGAAGGGAGCTCTGCCTGCTGCTGCGGAGTCAGCCCAACCCATTTCTTTTGAGAGACTGAACCTTCATTACTTTGAACCGATCACCCCGGTAGAAGGTCCACGAGTCTTAAAAGAGGCTCTTTCCTGGGAGGAGGCCGAGGAGAGCTTTACTGAAGAACTTGCCCGGAAGGAGGCCAACAGGTGCCTGTCCTGCGGAGCATGTCTCCATTGCGACAACTGCTGGACCCTTTGCCCGGATAATGCGGTGCTCAAAACAACAGGGGAAGAGACCGGGAGTTATGTTCTGGATTATGGATTCTGCAAGGGATGCGGCATCTGCGCTCATGAATGCCCCACCGGATTCATCAAGATGGTATCCGAGCCATAG
- a CDS encoding outer membrane protein assembly factor BamD — protein sequence MSFEWMGVRSPLSNIVRSGICLLLIMAFSGCSILGLGDPKPTDSHTHAFRTKRFGTSALLDEASRFYFKGDFIEARGEYKRFLELHPTHPLAAFAQYRMALCDYYRILSIDRDPTPLRKALADFQKVIDEYPDSDYVARSQKKVAYCRDRLSRSHFYVGYFYYKTKRFKAAQNRFNTILLKYPDSTIYEKSQYYYALSSFKLKEKSRAARILKKLIRQSPNSPYAKKSRVLLDYWQREGEI from the coding sequence ATGTCTTTTGAGTGGATGGGTGTTCGAAGTCCACTTTCCAATATCGTCCGGTCGGGGATATGTCTTCTCCTGATCATGGCTTTTTCGGGATGTTCCATCCTTGGTCTTGGGGACCCCAAGCCAACGGATAGCCACACCCATGCATTCAGGACAAAACGATTTGGAACTTCAGCCCTTCTTGATGAGGCCTCGAGATTTTATTTCAAGGGGGATTTTATCGAGGCGAGAGGGGAGTACAAACGTTTTCTGGAACTTCATCCGACCCATCCACTGGCGGCATTTGCCCAGTACCGGATGGCATTGTGCGATTATTACCGGATCCTGTCGATTGATCGCGATCCGACTCCTCTGAGGAAAGCCCTGGCCGACTTTCAGAAGGTGATAGACGAGTATCCGGATTCAGACTATGTTGCCAGATCCCAGAAAAAGGTGGCTTACTGCCGGGACCGTCTATCCAGATCTCATTTTTATGTCGGTTATTTCTATTACAAGACAAAACGGTTCAAGGCGGCACAGAATCGTTTCAATACGATTCTTCTGAAATATCCGGATTCGACGATCTATGAAAAGTCCCAATATTATTACGCCCTTTCCTCTTTTAAACTGAAAGAAAAGTCCCGGGCGGCCAGAATCCTTAAAAAGCTGATCCGTCAGTCTCCAAACTCCCCCTATGCCAAAAAATCCAGGGTCCTTCTGGACTATTGGCAGAGGGAAGGGGAGATTTAG
- a CDS encoding precorrin-2 dehydrogenase/sirohydrochlorin ferrochelatase family protein, which produces MSLFPVALELSDRPVLIVGAGKVAERKILKLMDCGARVRVISPLASALIEHWASLGQIEWIQRSYHSGDEGGYCLVWAVTDDHGLNGEIARNVREAGGFCDTATASSDRSMRSLAQGNVGSLMIAATSNPSDPIFSRMMVREILTSLKAEGLDSISIEHGCLREALLLQKMSSEELVRNMSKVGLVFFRENTDFSDRLALYVQWFGQEVSDRVRSCVLKRSEGS; this is translated from the coding sequence TTGTCCCTGTTTCCGGTGGCTCTTGAACTTTCTGACCGACCCGTTTTGATTGTCGGGGCCGGGAAGGTTGCCGAGAGAAAGATCCTCAAGCTTATGGATTGCGGGGCCCGTGTCCGTGTCATCTCTCCTTTGGCGTCAGCCCTGATCGAGCATTGGGCTTCTCTCGGTCAGATCGAATGGATCCAAAGGTCATACCATTCAGGCGATGAAGGGGGCTATTGTCTGGTATGGGCGGTGACCGATGATCATGGCCTCAACGGGGAAATTGCCCGAAATGTGAGGGAGGCGGGCGGCTTTTGTGATACGGCGACAGCCTCTTCCGACCGGTCTATGAGATCTCTTGCCCAAGGGAATGTCGGCTCTCTCATGATCGCCGCAACATCCAATCCATCGGATCCCATTTTTTCCCGGATGATGGTTCGCGAGATATTGACGAGCCTTAAGGCTGAAGGGTTGGATTCGATTTCCATTGAGCATGGCTGCCTTCGGGAAGCCCTTCTCCTTCAGAAGATGTCTTCGGAGGAATTGGTCCGGAACATGTCGAAGGTGGGTCTCGTTTTTTTCCGTGAAAATACTGACTTTTCCGACAGGCTTGCTCTTTATGTCCAATGGTTTGGACAGGAAGTGTCTGATCGTGTGCGATCATGTGTTTTGAAAAGGAGTGAAGGGTCATGA
- a CDS encoding thiamine pyrophosphate-dependent enzyme, protein MEDLPTKNISLTLLREQQPRFTGLEAGHRACQGCGQALAARLVLEAAGPDTIIANATGCLEIFSSSWPESAWRTPWIHSLFENTAAVASGIEAAMRAQGRSTRVLAFAGDGGTFDIGFQSLSGMLERNHSVLYVCFDNEAYMNTGVQRSGSTPHGAWTTTSPVGSRTRGKKHYKKDLLSIIAAHRIPYSATASIAYPSDLRSKVRKALGEEGSSFILIHSPCPLGWGHESHLAIEIDRLAVETGLFPLIEMEGGELTHVMPIRKKRPVIDYIRPQERFRHLLEESDKAEEERNHLQALCDFNIERYGLLLSSPEPSSRLDSQSADTVRRGGGRWT, encoded by the coding sequence ATGGAAGATCTGCCCACAAAGAACATTTCACTCACTCTCCTTCGTGAACAGCAGCCGAGGTTTACAGGGCTTGAAGCAGGACATCGGGCCTGCCAGGGTTGCGGGCAGGCCCTGGCCGCCCGATTGGTCCTCGAAGCCGCTGGTCCGGATACTATTATCGCGAACGCAACCGGATGCCTGGAAATCTTCAGCTCCAGCTGGCCCGAGTCCGCATGGAGAACGCCGTGGATACACTCCCTGTTTGAAAACACTGCCGCTGTCGCTTCCGGCATAGAAGCCGCCATGAGAGCCCAGGGACGATCCACACGGGTTCTGGCTTTCGCCGGAGATGGAGGAACTTTTGATATCGGATTTCAGTCACTGTCCGGGATGCTGGAACGAAATCACTCGGTTCTTTATGTCTGCTTCGATAATGAAGCTTATATGAATACAGGCGTCCAACGCTCAGGCTCCACCCCACACGGAGCCTGGACAACAACCTCCCCCGTCGGCTCCCGGACCAGAGGGAAAAAACACTACAAAAAAGATCTTTTGTCTATTATAGCGGCCCACCGCATTCCGTATTCTGCGACAGCCTCAATCGCCTATCCTTCCGATCTTCGATCGAAGGTCAGAAAAGCGCTCGGAGAAGAAGGATCCTCATTTATCCTGATTCATTCTCCCTGCCCTCTGGGGTGGGGACATGAAAGCCATCTGGCCATCGAAATCGATCGTCTTGCCGTGGAAACAGGACTCTTTCCACTCATCGAAATGGAGGGAGGAGAGTTGACACATGTGATGCCCATACGGAAAAAACGCCCTGTCATTGACTACATAAGGCCACAAGAACGTTTCCGCCACCTTCTCGAAGAGTCTGACAAGGCGGAAGAAGAGCGAAACCACCTCCAGGCTCTATGCGACTTCAATATTGAACGATACGGATTGCTGCTGAGCTCTCCCGAACCATCTTCCCGCCTTGATAGCCAATCCGCAGACACTGTCAGAAGAGGCGGCGGGCGATGGACATGA
- a CDS encoding ketoacyl-ACP synthase III, with translation MNLRSAKKIKHPTSSHTLARRVYIRSIGWNRQVSFCSNQEVCEKTAHRAETIEELTGIRTRSRWMGDPIDLAMGAIVDLSKKAGPELLSRIDLIIVSASAPVLPLPQTAALISQGLGALGRGVPVFDLQASCSGYIYALTVAHSMIHSGGYGNILIVTLEKKSRQLCPIHGPETAILFGDMATATLVSGVTGPLRMEGSHIGAKGELASMIYREPDPCNGAPILRMDGGRVYREAIRTLGKEIPPFLENLGTPIPEIDLFVFHQANGRLIDSLGKRLGLDREKVPLSLDSFGNTSSSSIPLTLALHLEKGGEIPRKVLLGAFGGGATFGLALLTRNQLH, from the coding sequence ATGAACCTTCGATCCGCAAAAAAAATCAAACATCCGACATCATCCCACACCCTCGCCAGAAGAGTCTACATTCGTTCCATCGGCTGGAACAGGCAGGTCTCCTTTTGTTCCAATCAGGAGGTTTGTGAAAAAACGGCCCACCGGGCCGAGACCATAGAAGAGCTGACCGGAATCCGGACACGGTCCCGGTGGATGGGAGACCCGATCGATCTTGCAATGGGAGCCATCGTTGACCTCTCAAAAAAAGCAGGCCCGGAGCTTTTGTCCAGGATCGATCTCATCATCGTCTCCGCCTCAGCCCCCGTCCTGCCACTCCCGCAAACAGCCGCCCTGATCTCCCAAGGTCTGGGGGCTCTCGGCCGGGGAGTCCCTGTTTTTGATCTTCAAGCTTCATGCAGTGGCTATATCTATGCACTGACAGTGGCACACTCCATGATCCATTCAGGAGGATATGGAAATATCCTGATCGTCACCCTTGAAAAGAAATCCCGGCAGCTTTGCCCGATCCACGGACCGGAAACAGCGATCCTTTTCGGAGACATGGCCACCGCCACACTCGTTTCGGGGGTTACAGGACCCCTACGGATGGAAGGAAGTCATATTGGAGCCAAAGGGGAGCTGGCTTCCATGATTTACCGGGAGCCGGATCCCTGTAACGGGGCCCCCATTCTGAGAATGGACGGTGGACGGGTATATCGGGAAGCCATACGGACTCTTGGAAAAGAGATTCCTCCATTTCTGGAAAATCTGGGAACCCCCATTCCGGAGATTGACCTGTTTGTTTTTCATCAGGCCAATGGCCGATTGATCGACTCGCTGGGAAAGCGTCTTGGACTCGACCGGGAAAAGGTCCCTCTCTCTCTGGATTCCTTTGGGAACACCTCATCATCCAGTATTCCCCTGACTCTGGCCCTCCATCTTGAAAAGGGGGGGGAGATTCCCAGAAAGGTTCTTCTTGGAGCATTTGGCGGAGGGGCCACCTTCGGACTGGCTCTCCTGACCCGAAACCAGCTCCACTAA